A region of Desulfobacterales bacterium DNA encodes the following proteins:
- a CDS encoding sarcosine oxidase subunit gamma SoxG codes for MTVEIKRRSPITFPGKPLKTEVREHWTVVQEYEDEDDGPWVFDLSHRIRLDLQDSDLANFQPAGIGIPDAPGNCVFQKGILINRMNQTQASIWHLVGAPPELPVDPAYTETTDATLFVALIGKNIFTVAEKLTALDFKDPAKTVPFLYQGPFSHVPCQIVTLERTSDSGAILLTCSRGYGRDMGHAVLAAGEEFGLRPAGENTFLRWIKALSA; via the coding sequence ATGACTGTTGAAATTAAGCGACGTTCTCCCATAACGTTTCCTGGCAAACCGTTAAAAACTGAAGTTCGCGAGCATTGGACCGTGGTGCAGGAATATGAAGACGAAGACGACGGGCCCTGGGTGTTCGATTTAAGTCACCGCATCCGCCTGGATTTGCAGGATTCGGATCTGGCAAACTTTCAGCCTGCGGGTATCGGTATTCCGGATGCCCCTGGAAATTGTGTCTTCCAAAAAGGTATTCTCATCAACCGCATGAACCAGACCCAGGCATCGATCTGGCATCTTGTCGGAGCGCCGCCGGAGTTGCCGGTGGATCCGGCCTATACCGAAACCACCGATGCAACCCTGTTTGTGGCACTGATTGGCAAAAACATTTTTACGGTTGCCGAAAAATTAACGGCTCTGGATTTCAAAGATCCCGCCAAAACGGTTCCATTTCTTTATCAGGGCCCGTTTTCACATGTGCCCTGCCAGATCGTCACCCTGGAGCGCACCAGCGACAGCGGCGCAATTTTGCTAACCTGCTCGCGCGGCTATGGCCGGGATATGGGCCATGCGGTTCTGGCAGCCGGTGAGGAATTCGGGTTGCGCCCGGCCGGGGAAAATACGTTTTTGCGCTGGATCAAAGCGCTTTCGGCCTAA
- a CDS encoding YbaK/EbsC family protein, with product MTLEAKIIAALEQTKIGYEVVEHEPVYTNPAMADALGVSEAETVKSLVLKTKEGQMIVLVLPGNKKVDWKKAAAGAKTKKVSFAKPEEVSEAVGCEVGCVPPFGHLTSIPIYMDPDLTKKNFIYFNPGVHDKSFKIKAWDLKKICKPAFVKM from the coding sequence ATGACGCTTGAGGCGAAAATTATTGCCGCTCTGGAGCAGACAAAAATTGGTTATGAAGTTGTCGAGCACGAACCGGTTTACACCAATCCGGCTATGGCCGATGCTCTGGGTGTCAGCGAGGCTGAGACAGTGAAATCGCTGGTGCTCAAAACCAAAGAAGGTCAGATGATTGTGCTGGTGCTGCCGGGAAACAAAAAGGTGGACTGGAAAAAGGCCGCTGCCGGCGCCAAGACCAAAAAAGTTTCTTTTGCCAAGCCGGAAGAAGTCAGCGAGGCGGTGGGTTGTGAAGTCGGTTGTGTGCCACCCTTCGGCCATCTGACGTCTATTCCCATTTACATGGACCCGGATCTGACCAAAAAAAACTTTATTTATTTCAACCCGGGCGTGCACGACAAATCCTTCAAAATAAAGGCCTGGGATTTGAAAAAAATCTGCAAACCCGCATTTGTCAAGATGTGA
- a CDS encoding FAD-dependent oxidoreductase yields the protein MAKKYDAIIIGAGIIGTPIAYELTQMGYKTLNIDKLPDAGEGSTAASCAIVRAHYSTEDGVAMAYEGFKYWLEWEDYLDHVNDEKGLAKYMNTGSILLKSQGHDWRKVQKHYDAVGVAYEEWDNAKINEMVPVYDLHEHWPVRRPEDPKFFDESAKMLEGAIFCPEGGYVNDPALSTHNIMRAAEAKGAEFIFNAEVIAIRSQDNQVLGVTLKDGTEIDAPVVVNAAGPHSYKINQMAEGVYEACNIKTKALRHEVMHCPSPDEYDYLGGGYHTSDGDIGCYYRPEVGNMFLIGSEDPECDPQEWVDPDEFYAGKGEPGRNNQLSEDQWKAQTYRCAKRVPSMQIPNQPRGVCDLYDCSDDWIPIYDKSDMKGFYMAIGTSGNQYKNAPVVGAMMAELIDACEKGLDHDKEPFQFTLRHIKRPINVGFFSRNREINPDSSFSVNG from the coding sequence ATGGCTAAAAAATATGATGCGATCATCATCGGGGCGGGCATCATCGGAACCCCCATCGCCTATGAGCTAACCCAAATGGGGTATAAAACCCTCAATATCGACAAATTGCCTGATGCCGGTGAAGGCTCTACGGCAGCTTCGTGTGCCATCGTCAGGGCCCATTATTCCACCGAGGATGGTGTGGCCATGGCTTATGAGGGCTTTAAATACTGGCTGGAATGGGAGGATTACCTGGATCATGTCAATGATGAAAAGGGTCTGGCCAAATACATGAACACCGGCTCGATTCTGCTCAAATCCCAGGGGCATGATTGGCGCAAAGTCCAGAAGCATTATGACGCCGTAGGGGTGGCATACGAAGAGTGGGATAACGCCAAGATCAACGAGATGGTACCCGTCTATGATTTGCACGAGCACTGGCCGGTCAGGCGACCAGAAGATCCTAAATTTTTTGATGAATCCGCCAAAATGCTTGAAGGCGCGATTTTTTGTCCTGAAGGCGGTTATGTCAATGACCCGGCTTTGTCGACCCACAATATCATGCGCGCTGCCGAGGCCAAAGGCGCTGAATTTATCTTTAATGCCGAGGTGATTGCCATCAGAAGTCAGGACAACCAGGTGCTCGGTGTGACCCTAAAAGACGGAACCGAGATCGATGCACCGGTGGTTGTCAATGCTGCCGGCCCACACTCGTACAAAATCAACCAGATGGCCGAGGGCGTTTATGAAGCCTGCAACATCAAAACCAAGGCGCTGCGGCATGAGGTCATGCACTGCCCGTCTCCGGATGAATACGACTATCTCGGTGGGGGTTACCATACATCCGACGGCGATATCGGCTGCTATTATCGTCCGGAAGTCGGCAACATGTTTCTGATCGGCAGCGAAGATCCGGAATGTGATCCCCAGGAATGGGTCGATCCAGATGAATTCTATGCGGGTAAAGGCGAGCCGGGACGCAACAACCAACTGAGCGAGGACCAGTGGAAAGCGCAAACCTACCGCTGTGCCAAGCGGGTACCCAGCATGCAGATACCCAATCAGCCGCGAGGCGTTTGCGATCTTTACGATTGCTCCGACGATTGGATTCCGATCTACGACAAGTCGGATATGAAAGGCTTCTATATGGCCATTGGCACCAGCGGCAACCAGTACAAAAATGCGCCGGTGGTCGGCGCCATGATGGCGGAGCTCATCGATGCCTGTGAAAAAGGTCTCGATCACGACAAAGAGCCCTTTCAGTTTACATTGCGCCACATTAAGCGGCCCATCAACGTAGGTTTCTTTTCACGCAACCGGGAGATTAATCCTGACAGTAGTTTCTCAGTAAATGGCTAG
- a CDS encoding electron transfer flavoprotein subunit beta/FixA family protein, translating to MKIYVCVKHVPDTAAKITIIDNHQIDEKVTFIINPYDENAIEAASGLKRQVADAEIIAVTLGKESAEGTLRSALAMGADRGILIRCERNPDSLVTARALKAAIEQDGAPDIIFTGNESIDSEGFQTPFRLGAAFSIPVASNVTSFKLENGSVIVESKMNAGEMAVMRMPLPCIVGAGKALNQPRYPTLPDIMKARKKPIQTVDLASLKLSAAAGSMEFLELRPVVEQRRSKIIEGSTDAAVAELIRLLQEEAKVI from the coding sequence ATGAAGATATACGTTTGCGTCAAACATGTCCCGGATACCGCCGCGAAGATTACCATCATCGACAACCACCAAATCGATGAAAAGGTCACCTTTATCATCAATCCCTATGATGAAAATGCCATTGAGGCGGCCAGCGGGCTAAAAAGACAAGTCGCCGATGCAGAGATCATCGCCGTCACCCTGGGCAAAGAATCAGCCGAGGGCACATTGCGATCGGCTCTGGCCATGGGGGCGGACCGGGGGATCCTAATCCGCTGCGAACGCAATCCCGATAGCCTGGTGACCGCCCGCGCATTGAAAGCCGCTATTGAGCAGGATGGCGCACCTGATATTATCTTTACCGGCAATGAATCCATTGACAGTGAAGGCTTTCAAACCCCATTTCGCCTGGGAGCGGCCTTTAGCATACCGGTGGCCAGCAATGTGACATCTTTTAAGCTAGAAAACGGTTCGGTCATCGTTGAATCTAAAATGAATGCCGGTGAAATGGCGGTTATGCGGATGCCGCTGCCTTGTATCGTCGGGGCGGGTAAAGCCTTGAATCAGCCGCGATATCCCACCCTGCCGGATATCATGAAGGCCCGGAAAAAACCGATTCAAACCGTAGATCTTGCCAGCCTGAAACTGTCGGCGGCTGCGGGCAGCATGGAATTTCTTGAATTGCGCCCGGTGGTTGAACAACGCCGCTCTAAAATCATCGAGGGATCGACCGATGCGGCTGTTGCCGAGCTCATCCGCCTTTTACAGGAAGAGGCCAAAGTCATTTAA